A segment of the uncultured Desulfobulbus sp. genome:
GCTCTATGTGCTTTTGCAGATCGCCTGCAAGCAGAGCTTCTGGCAGGGGTGAGGCTGTGCTACTCATGGGAGCTTCCTTTCTTGGCACATCCCATTGGACCATGGATACTCCCACCGGGAAGAAATGCTTCCCGGTGGGCACAGGTGAGGCCTTGTTTACTTAGCTGACTCAATCGGATACTCAGCACCTTTCCACGCAAAAATACCACCGGGGTAACGGTAGACCTTGGTATACCCAAGCTTTTTTGCCCATATAGCACCGTTATGACTGCGGGTGCATTTAACAAAACCGCAGTAAATGACGATGGTTTTATTTTTATCCGGGCCCAGTAATTTTTCGTAGTCTTCTTTGCTTTTTCCGTCGGTTTCCTTGCTGTCCCATTCGTTCATATCAGGAATGGGAAAGAGAAACTGCTTGGCTCCTGGTACATGATTTTTCAGGTAAGAAGCCTCATAGGGCATGGTATCGATAATGAGCATATCGGTGCCCGCATCCATCATTGCTTTGAGTTCTGCCGTGGTGATAACGTCGTAACCACCCTGTTGAACTTCCCGGGTCAGTTTGACGGCTGCCTGCTCTTTACTGACTTCTTGCTGAAATTTATCTTCGCCAAATAACGAAGCCGAAGCTGCGGTGGTGAGGCCTATGAGCATCAGCCCGGCAAGCAGGCCTGCTGTCAACGTTTTACGAGTAAATGTCATTTTTTCCTCTCATCTGTTTACGACGGGGAGCCTGGATAGTTCCTTTACTCCGCTCCCTTGGTCTTTGTTTTGGTGTGAGCGGGCGGTGTCTTTCGCCCATGCCAATACAGCCCTAGCACGATCAACATCATTCCTGCATCACGGGCCAGCGCAAGTTTCAAGCCTTTATATGCCTGCTCCGGGTCTTCCGGACCAAAGCAGCCGCAGTCGATATCCAATCCCAGGTGAATGCCATAGCCAAGCACGGCCATGAACAGGACCAGCATAATGGTGATGGCAGTTAAGCTTCCGCGTTTATTTAATAGCAGTCCCACTCCGGCAATACACTCCGCCAGTGGAAGGATAATGGCAGTTGGCAGAAGCAGGGGATACGGCAGTATGCCAAAACCGTCTATAATCTGGGCGAAACGGTGTGGGGCTATAATTTTTACAGCTCCTGAATAGATAAAGATCAGTGCCAAAAAACAACGTAGTCCACGAAAAAGAACGTCGCGCTGGAACCACGAGTGAAAAGGAGGCTTGGGAGCTGGTTGCAGTCGGGACATGGCTGAGAGTCTGGAGAACCTGTGGGGGCCGCGGGCAGTGCTGCCACATAGAGATTGTATTCAGAGTGAAAATTACAAGTACTCTGAAATTTCCTTTTTTCCAAATAGGAAAAAATGATTTCATTGGGTTGTGAATTTGCTCATTCCAATAGTGGTGCCACTGCTCAAGGATAAAATAGGAGCTTGGCGGAGCTCCTGAGAGAAGTTGAAACGGTGAGGATACATTCGTGTCGGTTGTGGAATTTGAGGCAAAATGACCCGGAAGTGAGGCTGGATGGGGCATTGTAATACATCGATTTTACAGGTTGAATTAAAAATTAGTGAAAAATAAGTACGAAAAATTGATGCAATGTAAAGGAGTTGTTTTGTTTTAATTAATAGAGAAAAAAATACTCCTTTGGAATCGGATTTGAGCCCATATACTACGAAGAGGAGAACAGAAGTGTAATGAGCTTGTTATCACTATAAACAAGGCCCTCTTTCGGGAAGAACATGTAGAGGTCGTCCTGTCCGTTTTGCAGAACGCAACAGGGGGGCAGAGGAGGAAGTATGCAGTTAACGTCCGTTCGCACCAAAATTGCCGGGCTTGCCGGCGCATGTCTGATTGTCTCATCTGCGGTGTTGGTTGGGTATAGCCTCTACACCGCTCGATCAAGTCAGAAACATGTAAATGAGCGAGTCTCCAACTTGCTGGAAACTCGATCTTTGGATGGATTAAAAAGCTTAGCCAGTGATTATGCCGGAAAAATTAGAGCTGAATTTGATGTGGCTATGGATGCCGCCCGAACCATGGCGGATGTCTTTTCTCTTGCCAAGCAACGGGAAAATGGTGGCCTTGAGGTGGGGCGTGATCAGGTCAACGCTGTTTTGCTGAAAGTATTGCATGATAACCCAAACTTCAATGGTACTTATTCCTGCTGGGAGCCGGATGCCATTGATGGGCGAGACATGGATTTTCGCACCGGACGTGATGGAAATAACAAGCTCACCGGCCGGTTTACTCCTTACTGGAATCGTGATGATCGGGGCAACATTGCGGTTCAGCCTCTGGTTGAGTACGACACCCGCGATCGCCATCCCAATGGTGTGTTGAAAGGTGGCTGGTACATCAATCCCAAAGAGAATCATAATGAAAGCGTGCTTGGGCCCTTACCTTACATTGTCCAGGGCAAGCAGGTCTGGCTGGCCACCTTATCTGTGCCAATCATGGTGGATAATAAATTTTTTGGCGTTGCAGGTTCTGACTATAATCTTGATTTTGTCCAGGAACTTGCCCACAACGTGGACAAGGAACTCTTTGAGGGCCAGGGGGAAATTATTATTGTCTCAAATATGGGACTTATCGTTGCCCATAGTGAAAAAGCAGACTTGATTGGCAGCCCGCTCAAAAACGTTATTCCTGAAGGCGCGGAGCAGATGATTCGCGAAATTCAGGCAGGAAAAAATATTGCCAATCTCAATGAAAAAAATGGTCAGTTTGAGGTCTTTGCCCCGATTGAACTTGGTCGGACAGGGAAGCCCTGGTCTGTCTTGATCCGCATTAAGCAGGACACGGTTTTGGCCGATGCTATTGCTCTTGATCAGGATCTCTCCAATGCAGGCAGAACCTCCATGTATATGCTTACAAGTGCTGGAGGGTTGATCTGCGTTTTAGCGATTGCTCTGCTCTGGTATGCCTCTGGCGGTATTGTACGTCCGATTCGCCATACTGTCGATATGCTTAAGGATATCGCTGAGGGTGAGGGCGATCTGACTAAACGGCTTGATATCAAGGTGAAGGATGAAGTCGGTGAAATGGCCACCTGGTTCAATCTGTTCATGGATAAACTCCAGGATATGATTGCCCAGATTGTCGATGATGCCAGTTCGTTGAATAATGCCTCCGGTATTCTTTCTAATATTGCCGGAGAGATGAAAGAGGGATCAGAGGCCATGGCCGAGCGTTCCCGTACCGTGGCTGCTGGTGCCGAAGAGATGGATGTCTCCATGAGTGGTGTTGCCTCGGCCTGTGAAGAGGCGGCCACCAATGTCAATATGGTTTCCACTGCTACAGATGAGATGACCAACACCATCAGGGGGATTGCGCAAAAGGCGGAGAACTCCCGTGCTATTTCAGAATCTGCGGTTGCAAAAGCCGGAGAAGTGTCTGAAAAGCTGGGGCACCTTGGTAAAAGCACCCTGGAGATCAGCAAGGTCACCGAGGTGATTTCGGATATTTCTGATCAGATCAACCTCCTGGCTCTGAACGCAACCATTGAGGCTGCCCGCGCCGGTGATGCGGGTAAAGGCTTTGCCGTTGTTGCCTCCGAGGTAAAAGAACTTGCCAAACAGACCGCTGAGGCAACCCAGGTTGTTCAGTCTCAGATTGAAAATATTCAGCGCGCCACCGATGATACGGTGACCGAGGTTGGCCAGATTCTCGATATTTTTAATAACGTCAGCGAAAATGTTGCCTCGATTGCTGGAGAGGTGGAAGGACAGGCGACCACTACTCAGGAGATTGCCGATAATATCTCCCAGACATCTGCTGGTATTCAGGAGGTGAATCAAAATGTGAGTCAGGGCTCGGTGGTTATCGGGTCCATCACCAGCGAGATGACCGAAGTGAACGAGGCGGTGCAGAAAGCCTCGGTTTCCATTGGTCAGGTCAATGAAAAATCTGAGGAGCTCTCCGCTCTGTCCAGTAAACTGCAGGATTTGGTCGGCCGGTTCAAGGTCTGATCTATGCACTCTTCACCGGCACCACCGCTCTGGTGGTGCCGGAATTGTTCCGTTAGCTCTTCCCGCGTGCGCTTTGAGCTTCAAGGCTTTTCCTCTTTTTCCCAAAAATGCCCCTTTCACCTTGAGCTGTCCCCGGTCAGCTGATACGATCTATCTATATCATCCCGTTTTATCAGGATTTACCTCTCCCAATTAAAAATTACGGAATTGACCGCATGCATTGTCTCCTCGCGTTCCTGCGTCAATATATTGCAAGTCTTTTTGTTGCCTGTGCGCTTTGGGGAGTACTGGGCAGTGGAATGGTTGGTGGGGTGCAATCGGCCTATGCGAAAGAACCTCTGGAGCAGGTCCGCCTTCAACTGAAGTGGATGCACCAGTTTCAATTTGCGGGCTACTACGCAGCCAAAGAAAAAGGGTTCTTTCAGGATGCCGGTCTGGATGTAGAGTTGCTCGCCGCAGAACCGCAACTCAAGCCTGCACAGGTGCTCAAAGAACAAAAGGTCAATTATGCGGTGATGTCACCGGTGGTGTTGATCGAACGGCACCAGGGGAGACCTTTTGTCGTTTTGGCTTCAATTTTTCAACATTCTGCTTCCATTTTGATGGGCATTCGTGGGCAGGGAATCCGAACCCTCCAGGATCTGCGTGGTAAAAAAGTCATGTTTACTGCGGATAGAGATGCAGAAAATATGGCTATGCTGGTGAACAGCGGTGTGCCTCTGGCAAGCGTGCATGCGGTGCAGCACAGCTGGAATCTGGATGATCTTATCGAAGGGAAGGTTGCCGTACAGACCGCCTACCTCACCAACGAGCCCTATGCCCTGCAACAGCGTGGAGTGGAACCACTGGTTCTTAAACCCATAGACTATGGCATTGACTTTTATGGGGACTGCCTGGTCACAACCGAGGAGGAGGTTCGCGAGCATCCCGAACGTACAGAGCGTTTCCTGCAGGCCGTGCGCAAAGGATGGCGTTATGCCTTGGATCATCCCCAGGAGATCGCGCAGCTTATCTATGCCAAGTATTCACAGGAAAAGTCGTTGGACCAGCTGCTCTACGAAGCTCGGACCATGCGCGCATTGATTCAGCCCAATCTGGTTGATATTGGCTACATGAGTCGTGAGCGCTGGCATTTTATTGGAGATACCTATGTGCGTCTAGGCATGCTTTCCAAAGAGTATTCGCTCCATAATTTTCTCTATTCTGAAATCCGTCAGGAGTTGAATACCCAGCAACACCGGGTGCACAATCTTTTGGTGAACGGGTTATCCATAGCTTTGATTATTGGTTGCGCTGGGGCCGTTGTTCTTCTGTTTTTTACCAGGCGGCTTAACAGTGAAGTGGATAGGCGTACCCATGAGTTGAGTGTCAGTGAACAGAAATTCCGCTCATTTTTTGACCTTGCCAGCGTGGGCGTGGCGCAGGTCGATTCCTATAGCGGACGATTTTTGGAAGTCAATCAGCGTTACTGTGAGATCCTTGGTTACACAGAGGCTGAAATGCAGCAGTTCACCTTCCGTGATGTCACTGTGGCTGAAGATCTGGACCTCGATGTCGGGGAACGCCGGGAACTGATTGAGGGGAAGATTCGAGAGTTTACGGTGGAAAAACGCTACAAGAAGAAAGACGGATCTGTAGTTTGGGTCATCCTTTCCGTCTCTGCCCTCTGGCAGCAGGGAGATCGTGCCGATACCAGCCTGGCCATTATCCGTGATATCAGCAAACGCAAAAAGGCCGAGGAGGAGTTGGTCTTTGCGGCCAAGGTTTTTGAACAGTCCATTGAAGGGATTGTGGTTACGGATAGCCAGGGATCTATTCTCCAAGTGAATCAGGCATTTACTGCTATAACCGGCTACGAGGCCCGGGAGGTGGTTGGGGAAAATCCACGAATACTCAAATCAAATCATCACCCTCTATCGTTCTATGAATCCATGTGGCAGACGCTGCTCGAAAAAGGGCATTGGGCCGGTGAAATCTGGAACCGACGTAAAGACGGCGAGATCTATCCGGAGTGGCTCACTATTAACGCGGTTTATGACCACAAAGGGCGAATTACCAATTTTGTCTCCATTTTTCATGATATCACGGAGTTGAAACATCAACAGGAAGCCCTTGAACACCAGGCGCAGCATGACGCCCTGACCGGTCTCCCCAATCGGTTTCTTTTAAATGATCGTTTACAGGAAGCCTTAAAGCGTATGGGCCGGAATAAGAACCGGGTAGCGCTGATCTTTCTTGATCTGGATAATTTTAAACATATTAATGACGGTTTTGGTCACACCACGGGAGATGATCTGCTGGTGGAACTAGCCACCCGACTTAAAGAGGCGTTACGTGCAGGTGATACCCTTTCTCGGCAGGGAGGGGATGAATTCTTGGTTTTGGTGAACGATGTCGAAGAGGTCGATGACGTCAGCACTGTTGCCCTGCGTTTACTTGCATGTTTTGAACAACCCTTTTTTCATGAGGGGGTCGAGTTTTTTGTGACAGCCTCCATGGGAATTACAATTGCCCCGGAAGATGGAGAGAGTGCTGAGGTGTTGATTAAAAATGCCGATATGGCCATGTACCGGGCGAAGAATCTGGGAAGGAATAATTTCCAGTATTTTACTCCGGAGCTGGATTCCAAGGCGCATCGGCGTATCTCCTTGGAGGCCAAGCTGCGTAAGGCTATTGAGGCCGAAGAATTTGAGCTGCATTACCAGCCCCAGGTGCACTGTGCCACCAATACCATTATCGGGGCCGAAGCCTTGGTTCGTTGGCGTTCTGAGGGGCAACTCATATCGCCGGCGGAGTTTATTCCTCTGGCTGAGGAGTCGGGACTGATCCTTCCCCTGGGCGCCTGGGTGGTGCGGACGGCAGCCCGTCAGGCCAGGCAATGGCAGGATCAGGGGTATGGGCTTGATATCTCAGTTAATATTTCTTCTCGTCAGTTTGTGGGCCAGGAGTTGACCAACCTTTTGCGGGAAGTGCTGCTGACCACGGGGCTGCAGGGGGGGCGGCTCTATTTTGAGATTACCGAATCCATCCTCATGGAAAATATCGTTAAGGCCCAAGCGACTCTTGAGGAGCTGCGACCGCTGGGGGGTAAGTTTTATCTGGATGATTTTGGAACCGGTTATTCATCGCTTTCCTATCTGAAACGTTTGCCCCTTGATGGTCTCAAGATTGATCGTTCTTTTGTCAAGGATCTGGAAAACGACAATGACAACCAGGCCATTGCCAAGGCCATTGTTTCGCTGGCGCAAACCCTGAATCTTGCTATCGTGGCTGAAGGCGTGGAGACGAGAGAACAGCTGGCTTTACTCCAGGCAATGAGTACAGAGACCATTATTCAGGGGTATCTGGCCAGTCGTCCCCTGCCTGCTCACGAGTTTACGGCATTGCTGGCGAGGGAGGAAGGATTGCTTCCGGTTGAAAATACCTAAGCTCGTATTGTCTTCTTTTTCAAGTGGATCGGGGAGCCTCCCCGGTTGAGAAACAGAAGAAAAGAGCCCTTGTTCTTTTGGGAGTTGCTGGGCATAGTTCCCTGCAGAATTATAGGTCCATACATTT
Coding sequences within it:
- a CDS encoding rhodanese-like domain-containing protein — translated: MTFTRKTLTAGLLAGLMLIGLTTAASASLFGEDKFQQEVSKEQAAVKLTREVQQGGYDVITTAELKAMMDAGTDMLIIDTMPYEASYLKNHVPGAKQFLFPIPDMNEWDSKETDGKSKEDYEKLLGPDKNKTIVIYCGFVKCTRSHNGAIWAKKLGYTKVYRYPGGIFAWKGAEYPIESAK
- a CDS encoding MauE/DoxX family redox-associated membrane protein, which produces MSRLQPAPKPPFHSWFQRDVLFRGLRCFLALIFIYSGAVKIIAPHRFAQIIDGFGILPYPLLLPTAIILPLAECIAGVGLLLNKRGSLTAITIMLVLFMAVLGYGIHLGLDIDCGCFGPEDPEQAYKGLKLALARDAGMMLIVLGLYWHGRKTPPAHTKTKTKGAE
- a CDS encoding methyl-accepting chemotaxis protein; the encoded protein is MQLTSVRTKIAGLAGACLIVSSAVLVGYSLYTARSSQKHVNERVSNLLETRSLDGLKSLASDYAGKIRAEFDVAMDAARTMADVFSLAKQRENGGLEVGRDQVNAVLLKVLHDNPNFNGTYSCWEPDAIDGRDMDFRTGRDGNNKLTGRFTPYWNRDDRGNIAVQPLVEYDTRDRHPNGVLKGGWYINPKENHNESVLGPLPYIVQGKQVWLATLSVPIMVDNKFFGVAGSDYNLDFVQELAHNVDKELFEGQGEIIIVSNMGLIVAHSEKADLIGSPLKNVIPEGAEQMIREIQAGKNIANLNEKNGQFEVFAPIELGRTGKPWSVLIRIKQDTVLADAIALDQDLSNAGRTSMYMLTSAGGLICVLAIALLWYASGGIVRPIRHTVDMLKDIAEGEGDLTKRLDIKVKDEVGEMATWFNLFMDKLQDMIAQIVDDASSLNNASGILSNIAGEMKEGSEAMAERSRTVAAGAEEMDVSMSGVASACEEAATNVNMVSTATDEMTNTIRGIAQKAENSRAISESAVAKAGEVSEKLGHLGKSTLEISKVTEVISDISDQINLLALNATIEAARAGDAGKGFAVVASEVKELAKQTAEATQVVQSQIENIQRATDDTVTEVGQILDIFNNVSENVASIAGEVEGQATTTQEIADNISQTSAGIQEVNQNVSQGSVVIGSITSEMTEVNEAVQKASVSIGQVNEKSEELSALSSKLQDLVGRFKV
- a CDS encoding EAL domain-containing protein — protein: MHCLLAFLRQYIASLFVACALWGVLGSGMVGGVQSAYAKEPLEQVRLQLKWMHQFQFAGYYAAKEKGFFQDAGLDVELLAAEPQLKPAQVLKEQKVNYAVMSPVVLIERHQGRPFVVLASIFQHSASILMGIRGQGIRTLQDLRGKKVMFTADRDAENMAMLVNSGVPLASVHAVQHSWNLDDLIEGKVAVQTAYLTNEPYALQQRGVEPLVLKPIDYGIDFYGDCLVTTEEEVREHPERTERFLQAVRKGWRYALDHPQEIAQLIYAKYSQEKSLDQLLYEARTMRALIQPNLVDIGYMSRERWHFIGDTYVRLGMLSKEYSLHNFLYSEIRQELNTQQHRVHNLLVNGLSIALIIGCAGAVVLLFFTRRLNSEVDRRTHELSVSEQKFRSFFDLASVGVAQVDSYSGRFLEVNQRYCEILGYTEAEMQQFTFRDVTVAEDLDLDVGERRELIEGKIREFTVEKRYKKKDGSVVWVILSVSALWQQGDRADTSLAIIRDISKRKKAEEELVFAAKVFEQSIEGIVVTDSQGSILQVNQAFTAITGYEAREVVGENPRILKSNHHPLSFYESMWQTLLEKGHWAGEIWNRRKDGEIYPEWLTINAVYDHKGRITNFVSIFHDITELKHQQEALEHQAQHDALTGLPNRFLLNDRLQEALKRMGRNKNRVALIFLDLDNFKHINDGFGHTTGDDLLVELATRLKEALRAGDTLSRQGGDEFLVLVNDVEEVDDVSTVALRLLACFEQPFFHEGVEFFVTASMGITIAPEDGESAEVLIKNADMAMYRAKNLGRNNFQYFTPELDSKAHRRISLEAKLRKAIEAEEFELHYQPQVHCATNTIIGAEALVRWRSEGQLISPAEFIPLAEESGLILPLGAWVVRTAARQARQWQDQGYGLDISVNISSRQFVGQELTNLLREVLLTTGLQGGRLYFEITESILMENIVKAQATLEELRPLGGKFYLDDFGTGYSSLSYLKRLPLDGLKIDRSFVKDLENDNDNQAIAKAIVSLAQTLNLAIVAEGVETREQLALLQAMSTETIIQGYLASRPLPAHEFTALLAREEGLLPVENT